From Vitis vinifera cultivar Pinot Noir 40024 chromosome 14, ASM3070453v1, a single genomic window includes:
- the LOC100261243 gene encoding ubiquitin-conjugating enzyme E2 2: MSTPSRKRLMRDFKRLQQDPPAGISGAPHDNNIMLWNAVIFGPDDTPWDGGTFKLTLQFTEEYPNKPPTVRFVSRMFHPNIYADGSICLDILQNQWSPIYDVAAILTSIQSLLCDPNPNSPANSEAARMFSENKREYNRRVREIVEQSWTAD, encoded by the exons ATGTCGACCCCATCAAGGAAGAGGCTGATGAGGGATTTCAAGAGGCTTCAGCAAGATCCTCCTGCTGGTATCAGTGGGGCACCCCATGACAACAATATAATGCTGTGGAATGCAGTTATATTTGG TCCCGATGACACCCCTTGGGATGGAG GTACGTTTAAGCTGACACTTCAGTTCACAGAGGAGTATCCAAATAAGCCCCCAACTGTTAGATTTGTTTCTCGAATGTTCCATCCAAATA TATATGCCGATGGAAGCATCTGTTTGGATATTCTACAGAACCAGTGGAGTCCCATATATGATGTTGCTGCTATTCTTACTTCTATCCAG TCACTGCTTTGTGATCCCAACCCAAACTCGCCCGCTAATTCAGAAGCTGCACGGATGTTTAGTGAGAACAAGCGCGAGTACAACAGAAGAGTCCGTGAAATTGTTGAGCAGAGCTGGACAGCGGACTAA